From a single Paraburkholderia sp. D15 genomic region:
- a CDS encoding DUF1656 domain-containing protein, which yields MPRDIAVFDAYVPAIVLLFIAGSALTWVLDRAIAYTGLYRVVWHPSLFRASLLVCVCGVLGLAVYR from the coding sequence ATGCCACGTGATATCGCTGTTTTCGACGCCTACGTGCCGGCCATCGTGCTGCTGTTCATCGCGGGGTCGGCGCTGACCTGGGTGCTGGACCGCGCGATCGCTTATACCGGGCTATACCGCGTGGTGTGGCATCCGTCCTTGTTCCGGGCCAGTTTGCTCGTGTGTGTGTGCGGCGTGCTGGGTCTCGCCGTTTATCGCTGA
- a CDS encoding HlyD family secretion protein, translated as MTIRNLVGFVATAVIFIVAILIGRVLWVHYMDEPWTRDGRVRAEIVNVAPDVSGAVVDLPVKDNQLVKKGDLLMQIDPSHYEIAVEQAQAAVAARKAELQMKRDDAQRRADMDALVVSKESRENATHTASAAEASYQQAMAALDAAKLNLARTRVVAPVDGYVTNLNVFRGDYATAGAAKLAIVDSHSFWVYGYFEETKLPHVRVGDKAEIRLMSGGTLRGHVESISRGIYDRDNPQSRELVADVNPTFNWVRLAQRVPVRVGIDFVPEGVVLAAGITCTVVVQPG; from the coding sequence ATGACCATCCGAAATCTTGTGGGCTTCGTCGCGACAGCCGTTATTTTCATCGTCGCGATTTTGATTGGGCGCGTGCTGTGGGTTCATTACATGGATGAACCGTGGACGCGCGATGGGCGCGTGCGCGCCGAGATCGTCAATGTCGCGCCGGACGTATCGGGCGCGGTGGTGGATTTGCCGGTGAAGGACAACCAGCTGGTGAAGAAGGGCGATCTGTTGATGCAGATCGATCCGTCGCACTACGAGATCGCGGTCGAGCAGGCGCAGGCGGCGGTGGCCGCGCGCAAGGCCGAGTTGCAGATGAAGCGCGACGATGCGCAGCGGCGCGCGGATATGGATGCGCTGGTGGTGTCGAAGGAGAGTCGCGAGAATGCGACGCATACGGCTTCAGCCGCCGAGGCTTCGTATCAGCAGGCGATGGCCGCGCTCGATGCCGCGAAATTGAATCTTGCGCGCACGCGGGTGGTGGCGCCGGTCGATGGCTATGTGACCAATCTGAATGTATTCCGCGGGGACTATGCGACGGCCGGGGCGGCGAAGCTGGCGATCGTCGATAGCCATTCGTTCTGGGTTTATGGGTATTTTGAGGAGACCAAGCTGCCGCATGTGCGGGTCGGGGATAAGGCTGAAATCCGGTTGATGAGTGGGGGGACCTTGCGGGGGCATGTCGAGAGTATTTCTCGAGGGATTTATGACCGGGATAATCCGCAGAGCCGGGAGTTGGTGGCTGATGTGAATCCGACTTTCAACTGGGTGAGGTTGGCGCAGAGGGTACCCGTTCGGGTGGGGATTGATTTTGTGCCCGAGGGGGTGGTGTTGGCGGCTGGGATTACTTGTACTGTGGTTGTTCAGCCTGGTTGA